The Methanomicrobia archaeon sequence CAACAATGTACTTTCTGCTCTTTCAATTGTTAAGCTCATCTGTAGCACAGATCAACTTGACCGCCTCGACTTGCGGGCGTCATCAGATTCTTTCGAGCTGTTTCAGCACCGTAACCGCTTGTAATGCGCTCGCTTCCTTGTCCTTGATCTCGAGCATGAGATCGAACTCGAGCCCTGCTGTTTCTTCGATGAACTGCTGGAAGTGGCGCAGATCGATGGTTTCGGCGTGCTTGCCCCTGCGCTGGCTGCTCGGTGCCGGGGAGCTGTAATCCACCATCGGCAGACCATCCCGGTGCTTCCACGTCCCGGTAATTCGGCTTACTGCTTCCCTGAGCGACGCGCCGGAACTGTTGACCTCGTGGTGGTAGACATCGAACAATACCGGAATACCGGTTTCTTCATGTAGTTGAAGGCACTCATCAAGCGTGTAAAGCCGATCGTCATTCTCGATTACCAGTCGTCTTCTTATAGTGTCTTCGAGTTCGCCGTAGCGCGTGACGAACCGCTGCATGCTCGCTTGTTTATCGCCGTACACGCCGCCGACATGGAGCTGTATCTTTGCCGCCCTGTCCAGTCCCATGAGGTCCAGTACGGCTGCATGGTAGCGCAGTTCCCGGACGCTGCGCTCGAAGACCTCTGCATCAATCGAATTGATGAGCGTGAACTGGTCGGGGTGCATGGAGATTCGGATGTTCTGGGCCTTGATGAATCGCCCTATCGTACGGAACTGCGACGTGAAATAGCGCTGCCAGTCGAATTGATTGACACGGTGGGAGGCAAAGGGCACGAGGTCGGAAGTAATCCGAAAGAACAGGAGATCGCGCTCGACGTTAAACGCGAGTATGTTCTGGAGGCAGTCGAGGTTGTTCGCAACCGCGTCAATCACCCGCTCCTCTGAGTACGATTTGAGCCTGAACGTTCGCGCTGCTTTGCAGCCAATGGTCCTGTTGAGGCAGGGATAGCCGATTTTCATCTCATAATGCTCGCTTCTCAAGCGCACCATACAAGGATCAGGAACGTCACTCAGTGGGACGACATGGAGAATCATTTAGTAATAAGCAGTAAAAAGAACGTGCGAGAAGCCGTTTTGAAAACTTTTTATGCTCGTGCAGCATATACTTAACTACCGGGAGGAAAGGGAGGGGTCGAATTTTTTCACCTCCGAACACAACGCGACTTTTCCCCCTTCTTTTTCTCTCGGAATACTCATGCTCCTACGAGCTATAAAAAGCTTTCGGCTTTTTGCGGGTTCTGTAGAGTACAGGTATTATTTCGCGACACCATGCCTTCGGATGGCATGGTAAAACTGACGAACGAGGAGATCAAATGGCTCATAATCCGTGCAGGGTCCGGCTTTTTCACCGTGAAGAAAGCTGCGGCGGTCTATGGGGTAACGGAGTGCCGTATGCAGCAGTTGATCAAGATGCATCGTGAAGACGGGGGAGTATTCGAAATTGGCTTCAAAGAGGCGGCCGAAGACCCACCCGACTCCTGACCAGAAGGCAGTAATCGAGGAGGCCGGGGGAGAAGAGTCGCGTCTGGGCGCTCGCCACCTCTATTACGAACTCCGACGGCGTAGTTACCGTGTACCGCACAACAAGATCCACCAGTATCTCCGAGAGACCGGGGAAGCGTGCCCAATCCGCGGAAGCAGCAGAAAAGAAAGCGATGCAGATACGACCGTGAGCATTCGGGTAGCCTGGTACACGGCGACTGGCATTGGACTTCGGTGAACCACCCAAACGCGATCATCCGTCTCGATGATGCGTTACGCATGGCGCTTGCCGGCGGTGATTTTTCGCAAGCGATCCAGGTGGAATCGATCGACCAGTAAATACGCACAGAGACTCACGGTTTTACTCCAACAAGAGCTCGGCGAAATTCGGGCGGCTACCTCAACCCCCAATATGCTGTCAACCCCCCAAGAGGTTCACCGTTTATATACTCGGAAACGTTCGTGTGATTGTATGGCAGTCTCACACAAAGTTCTCGCGGTCGTGGCGGTCCTTTTGCTCGTGTGCTGCTTTGCTGCTGGCTGGTTCGCGCGAGAAACGGTGGTACCTGCCATTGAGACACACGGGGAACGGGAGCTTGTTATTGGCGCGTTCCTGCCCCTTTCAGGCGCGCGCTCTTCCTCGGGCGAGTCGACGCGTGTCGCGCTGGAACTCGCGGCGAATGAGATAAACGATTATCTCGCAGAGCTTGAGAGTCCGACGAAAGTGCGCTTGCTCGTGGTGGATACCGCGACTGATCCAACAGTTGCCCGTGAGCAGCTTCAGCGGTTGGACCAGCGAACCGTAAAGCTCGTGATCGGGCCTGATTCGAGCCTCGAAGTCGAGGCGGTCAAGTCCTACGCGGACAATCACAGCATCATGCTGATCAGCCCGGGCAGTACTGCGCCCTCCCTGGCTATTCCGGGCGATAACATCTTCCGATTCGTCCCTGATGATACCCACCAGGCTGAGGCAATCGCCCAGCTGATGTGGAACGACGGCGTCAAGCTCGTGATACCCGTGTGGCGGGGCGATGTGTGGGGCGATGATCTTGCGGACGCGACGAAGCGCAGCTTCGCGGCTTTCGGCGGTACGGCGGCTGAAGGCGTGCGGTACAATCCCGAAGCCACCCAGTTCTCCACCGAGTTGGAGCGGCTGAACGGCCTGATGAGTGCCGCAATTGCGCAGTACGGCGACACGGATGCAGTAGCAGTTTACCTCCTGGCATTTGAAGAAGTCGTGCCGCTCTTCTGTGAAGCGCGGAACTATCCGCTTCTGAACTCCGTGCGGTGGTATGGAAGCGACGGCACGGCACTCAACAAAGCACTGGTCAGCGCCCCTGCGGCTGCTGAGTTCGCGGCCCAAACCGGCATTTTTAGCTCGCTCTACAGGCGCAACGAAGGGCCTATCTTGGTACAGATTCAAGAGCGTATCGGAAGACCGCCTGAAATCGATGCGCTCACGGCCTACGACGCGCTCTGGGTCGCCACGCTCGCGTGTATCGCGGCGGGCGATGCGGACGACGCCGCGGGCCTGAAGAAAGCGCTCGTGCGAACAGCCAATTCGTACTACGGCGCAACGGGCTGGACGGCACTCAATGAGGCGGGTGATCGTGCATTCGGCGATTACGACTTCTGGACCATCGCGAGGGTGCACGAGGGTTACGAATGGGTGCGGGTGGCGCGATACACGGTCAGCCCTGGCTCACCCGGCACGATACAGTTTGAGCAGCCTATTTGGACGGCGCCTTCACGGCGCGTGCTCATCATCCATTCGTACGACGAAGCATGGAGTTGGGATCAGGATATCCAGCGTGGCATCATCGAAGGTTTACGCCGGCACGGCTACATCCTTGATCGCGACTATGCGTTGAAGACCTTTTACATGGACACGAAAGTCAGCTACACCACGCCGGAGCAGATCGAAGAACGCGCCAGGACGGCGATTGCGCTCATCGAGGAGTTCGAGCCGGACATCGTCTTCGTGAATGACGATAATGCGCTCAAGTACGTCGCTGTCGCGTACACTGAGCGGTATCCCGATCGGAGACTCCCCTTTGTCTTCTCCGGCGTGAACGTGGATCCCACGATTTACGCGCCGATCACCAGCTTGGAGCGCCCGGGCGGGCCTATCACCGGCGCACTCGAGCGGTTCCCGTACTACGAGGGTTTCGCGTTGGCTCAGAGAATCATCCCGAATGCGAGTACTATCGTGCTCCTTGCCGACTCCAGTTCGAGCTCGAGCTTCGTCGTCAGCACGTTCAGGGAGCGGTACCTGGACGTGGTTAACGACTCGCCCTTGCAGGTCATCGGCCCACTTCAGGTAGGGACCTTCCGAGAATGGCAGGAGACCGTGACGGCGTATCAGACGGAAGCAGATCTCCTCGGTATTCTCACGTACCATCAGCTCCGTGATGAAAACGGAAAGGTGGTCCCGGCACCGATGGTGGTTGAGTGGACCGTGCACCATAACGAACTCCCGGAACTCGGCGTGCTCACCTTCCATGCAGAGGACGGCTACTTCGCTGCCGTAGGCGTGTCTGGCTATAAGACTGGGCTCTACGTCGGTGTCATTGGCGGCGAAATCATCGGTGGCAAGGATCCTGCGATCATCCCTATTGTGGATCCTGCGGTGATCGAGGTCGCGTTCAACCTCGAGCGAGCGGATACGCTCGGGATCACCATACCCGCTGAAGAACTGGTGAAGGCCAGTGAGGTATTTCACGCTCCCCAGTGAGGAAGCAATGCTTTTATTATTGGGGCGACCACATACATTAACGGATTTGTTCATCGTGTGCGGATGAGATTCAGCCATGGAGATTGAGGAAAAGGATAAGGGAACGGTGAAGATACTAACGCTGAGTGGCCGGCTCGATGCGTATTCCTCAAACGAAGTGGAGAAGAGCATCACCGGCCTGATTGATGAGGGCTGCGTACGAATTGTGGTGAACTTCGAGGATGTGGAATAGAATACATCAGCAGCTCAGGCTTGCGCGTCATGCTTGCCGCACTGAAGCGCTTGCGTAAGCTCAACGGCGAGCTGAGTCTGGCATGCCTGCGACCCTACGTGAAAGAGGTCTTCGATATCG is a genomic window containing:
- the uvsE gene encoding UV DNA damage repair endonuclease UvsE, with the protein product MKIGYPCLNRTIGCKAARTFRLKSYSEERVIDAVANNLDCLQNILAFNVERDLLFFRITSDLVPFASHRVNQFDWQRYFTSQFRTIGRFIKAQNIRISMHPDQFTLINSIDAEVFERSVRELRYHAAVLDLMGLDRAAKIQLHVGGVYGDKQASMQRFVTRYGELEDTIRRRLVIENDDRLYTLDECLQLHEETGIPVLFDVYHHEVNSSGASLREAVSRITGTWKHRDGLPMVDYSSPAPSSQRRGKHAETIDLRHFQQFIEETAGLEFDLMLEIKDKEASALQAVTVLKQLERI